The following coding sequences lie in one Cannabis sativa cultivar Pink pepper isolate KNU-18-1 chromosome 5, ASM2916894v1, whole genome shotgun sequence genomic window:
- the LOC133038308 gene encoding uncharacterized protein LOC133038308 produces MTKQKDANKPKGRGRTKKNDINNLKAQGRKTKLEWNEKGEPIGTAYADMQSWIGVKARSTVPLTYDDWRHVDSKLKEKIWKDTYDAFELPETYKPKLLSDAGKMMKSFKKLLTRTIILPIAKSGRIEELRATPQKYP; encoded by the exons ATGACAAAGCAAAAGGATGCAAATAAGCCAAAAGGACGAGGCAGGACAAAAAAGAATGACATCAACAATCTGAAAGCTCAAGGACGCAAGACAAAACTAGAGTGGAATGAGAAAGGAGAACCTATAGGAACAGCATATGCAGATATGCAATCATGGATTGGGGTTAAAGCAAGATCTACAGTCCCTCTAACTTATGATGATTGGAGACATGTAGATTCGAAACTCAAGGAGAAAATATGGAAAGACACATAC GATGCTTTCGAGCTTCCAGAAACGTATAAGCCTAAACTACTATCAGATGCGgggaaaatgatgaaaagtttcaagaagcTCCTGACCCGGACGATTATCCTCCCGATTGCTAAAAGTGGTAGGATAGAAGAACTTCGTGCTACTCCGCAGAAGTATCCGTAA
- the LOC133038309 gene encoding uncharacterized protein LOC133038309, giving the protein MQQLLPIAIRSVLPKKVRQTLTKVCIFFNQLCGKELEMKKLNSLHDDIVKTLCNLEKYFPPSFFDIMIHLMVHLVREAKLCGPVWARWMYPFERNMKVLKGYVRNHNRPEACMVECYISEEAVEFCTEYIAGVDAIGLSKPRNHSNGVDRGLRGKGSMVTVSRSELDQAHLLVLENNPEVQPYITDHLELLQSMIPTKVKNKQRWVLEEHRKTFIGWLKNTILAIDHGVSKELEYISFGPDTQVVKHHAYIVGGKRFHTKERDDARTVQNSGVSIVAEAMHFASTKDRNPVQSTMTYYGVVDEIWELDYGLLRIPLPKCSWVENKGGVRTDELGFTLVDLSKRGSKNDPFIMATQAKQVFYITDPIDSKWSVVLRTPELFVDHQRIHEQVDELNDTYEDDDDEYIRSDVSEGIWVDCASSKKKRKRVK; this is encoded by the exons ATGCAACAATTACTTCCAATTGCCATTCGATCAGTCTTACCTAAAAAAGTTCGACAAACTTTGACAAAGGTTTGCATATTCTTTAATCAATTGTGTGGGAAAGAATTAGAAATGAAGAAATTGAATTCATTGCATGATGACATAGTTAAAACTCTATGCAATCTTGAAAAATATTTCCCTCCATCATTCTTTGACATCATGATACATTTGATGGTCCATCTAGTAAGAGAAGCGAAGTTGTGTGGGCCAGTTTGggcgagatggatgtatccatttgaaCGAAATATGAAGGTATTGAAAGGTTACGTGCGTAATCACAATCGGCCTGAAGCTTGTATGGTTGAGTGTTATATATCAGAGGAGGCAGTGGAATTTTGCACGGAGTACATAGCAGGAGTTGATGCAATCGGACTTAGCAAGCCACGAAATCATTCAAACGGGGTTGATAGAGGATTACGAGGGAAAGGATCAATGGTGACTGTATCTAGATCGGAATTGGATCAAGCTCATTTGCTTGTGCTTGAGAATAACCCTGAAGTCCAACCATATATAAC TGATCACTTGGAATTATTACAATCAATGATTCCAACTAAGGTCAAGAATAAACAGAGATGGGTACTAGAGGAGCATCGTAAAACATTTATTGGATGGTTAAAGAATACCATTCTAGCTATTGATCATGGTGTGTCGAAAGAGTTAGAATACATATCGTTTGGACCAGATACTCAAGTAGTAAAGCATCATGCTTACATTGTGGGGGGGAAAAGATTTCATACAAAGGAAAGAGATGATGCTCGAACGGTTCAAAATAGTGGAGTAAGTATTGTTGCAGAAGCAATGCATTTTGCATCAACAAAGGACAGAAACCCGGTGCAATCCACTATGACATATTACGGGGTTGTTGATGAAATTTGGGAGCTTGATTATGGATTGCTTCGAATTCCACTTCCTAAATGCTCTTGGGTGGAGAATAAAGGCGGAGTTAGAACAGACGAACTTGGTTTCACTTTGGTTGATTTAAGCAAAAGAGGTAGCAAGAACGATCCTTTTATCATGGCTACCCAAGCGAAACAAGTATTTTACATAACTGATCCCATTGATTCTAAATGGTCAGTTGTTTTACGGACACCAGagct TTTTGTTGATCATCAACGGATACACGAACAAGTCGATGAACTCAATGATACatatgaagatgatgatgatgaatacATTAGAAGCGATGTTAGTGAAGGGATATGGGTTGATTGTGCATcatctaaaaagaaaagaaaacgtgtTAAATGA
- the LOC115703988 gene encoding uncharacterized protein LOC115703988 has product MDKSWMEEKRETPQFVEGFNNFLEFALKNCSDPEKIRCPCVDCGNISKGNITMLKNHVFCRGIDKSYTKWYWHGESMKGDPYPLGRRGVDDHFESNDCDDHPTELLDDAQEEFIHDPEKFDSMVRDADKSLFSGCEKRRLSTMVKFYNIKAENGVSDKCFSQFLSAFKEILPMENCFPESTYEVKKTLSSIGLKYEKIHACPNDCILYRKEHAHMDTCPECGLPRYKPNKSKEIRKLIPEKVLWYMPLIPRLKRFYRSAETAENLLWHEKRRVKDGKLRHPADSQAWKKVNYLNPDFAAEPRHLRLGLSADGVNPHRSLSSRHSSWPVFLVMYNLPPWLVMKRKFTMLSLMISGPKQPGHDIDVYLAPLVDDLKELYA; this is encoded by the coding sequence atggatAAGTCATGGATGGAAGAGAAGAGAGAAACCCCACAATTCGTAGAAGGATTTAATAACTTTTTAGAGTTTGCCCTAAAGAATTGTAGCGATCCTGAAAAAATTCGCTGTCCTTGTGTCGATTGTGGTAATATATCAAAAGGAAATATTACCATGTTAAAGAATCATGTATTTTGTCGTGGAATCGATAAAAGTTATACTAAATGGTATTGGCATGGGGAATCGATGAAGGGAGACCCATATCCGTTAGGTAGGCGAGGGGTCGATGATCATTTTGAAAGTAATGATTGTGATGATCATCCTACAGAATTGCTTGATGATGCTCAAGAAGAGTTTATTCATGATCCTGAAAAATTTGATAGCATGGTTAGAGATGCAGATAAGTCGTTATTTAGTGGTTGTGAAAAACGCCGACTATCAACTATGGTGAAATTTTATAACATAAAGGCGGAGAATGGAGTAAGTGATAAGTGTTTTAGTCAATTTCTATCTGCTTTTAAAGAGATCCTGCCGATGGAAAATTGCTTTCCAGAGTCGACATATGAGGTGAAGAAAACTTTAAGTTCGATAGGGTTGAAGTATGAGAAGATTCATGCATGTCCAAAtgattgcattttatatcgtaaagAGCATGCCCACATGGACACTTGTCCGGAATGTGGTTTGCCACGGTACAAGCCGAACAAGAGTAAGGAGATCCGAAAACTTATTCCAGAGAAAGTCTTGTGGTACATGCCTTTAATTCCGCGACTGAAGCGGTTCTATCGAAGTGCAGAAACTGCTGAAAACTTATTATGGCACGAGAAAAGGCGAGTGAAAGACGGTAAACTCCGACATCCTGCTGATTCACAGGCTTGGAAAAAAGTAAATTATTTGAATCCAGACTTCGCAGCTGAACCAAGACATCTACGGCTTGGTCTATCAGCCgatggagtaaatccacatagatctcttAGCAGCCGACATAGTTCATGGCCTGTGTTTCTTGTTATGTACAACCTTCCTCCTTGGTTGGTGATGAAAAGGAAATTTACGATGTTATCGCTAATGATTTCAGGGCCTAAACAGCCGGGACATGATATCGATGTTTATTTGGCACCATTAGTTGATGACTTGAAAGAGTTGTACGCATGA